A genomic region of Gammaproteobacteria bacterium contains the following coding sequences:
- the smc gene encoding chromosome segregation protein SMC: RGDAMTDVIFNGSSARKPVGQASVELVFDNSDGSLSGEYARYNELSIRRVVTREGQSTYYLNGTRCRRKDITDIFLGTGLGPRSYAIIEQGTISRLIESKPQELRVFIEEAAGISKYKERRRETENRIRHTRDNLDRLNDIREELDKQLNHLQRQAQAAEKYKKLRGEERRLRAQLAYLRWEALSQQLDMLSATIRELEVQYEAEVSRYRSIEAQLEQLRSEQTEANDALNEIQGRYYGIAAEIARLEQDIKHRAERKVQLQQDIARAQAALDNAAEHVTGDMAKAESLQAELMALEPEYEMAKARAESVNERLHEFEQQMQAWQARWDDFHRRAADIQRNAEIQKTRIQHLEAQQAQARERRSQWQKELDALASQQAIQDLSDLEVQLAELDERDSQLQAEEARLADAVASQRSERDAVSQSLQTLRSELAKHESQLAALQALQRAATTDSPDWQEALAELGLSDKPTLAEHIRVQPPWQSIVEGILGNRLLARVTDEKDSDWVKQCLAAGQPVVAVVKSEHDGHLSAPAPKGLRAIRDFVEGDSADWLSQIFVADNIDEAWSARTMLAPGQSIVTAEGLWLGRDWVQCIVTKNEEQSILRRQEEIERLSQVVEAQRQQEAELAETFSKLRVSLQDLEQNWQVCQKEQLALGKTRSEVQSAYERLKAKHQSVQERKARLEGDLAKLDEQISNADASLAEARRMLEQSVEAMAEIESERSALLTEREEIRTAMANLREQAKEEKEHAHRLALRVESLKTELNSTRQSHERAIHQQTEMRERLSVLMSALEENEAPVAEIQEILESHLKAHLEVEQQLKQARERVESADERLRSLEKERINIERSADDVRRQLENEKLRRENIRVQRENFAQKLSEYGVEPSKDAPPLPDEMTEADCEAKIARIVEQIERLGNINLAAIDEYQSQSERKQFLDQQVDDLNQALETLEEAIRKIDRETRSRFKETFEKINKGLQELFPKVFGGGHAYLELTGDDLLDTGVAIMARPPGKRNATIHLLSGGEKAMTAIALVFAIFRLNPAPFCMLDEVDAPLDDANVGRYCRLVKEMSEKIQFIYISHNKQAMEMADALLGVTMQEPGVSRMVSVDIEEATALAAS; this comes from the coding sequence CGCGTGGTGACGCGAGAAGGACAATCGACTTATTACTTGAACGGCACCCGTTGTCGTCGCAAAGACATCACGGATATTTTTCTTGGGACCGGTCTTGGCCCGCGCAGCTATGCGATCATTGAACAGGGCACGATTTCTCGACTGATTGAATCAAAGCCTCAAGAACTTCGTGTTTTTATCGAGGAAGCGGCAGGCATCTCAAAATACAAAGAACGGCGCAGAGAAACGGAAAATCGAATTCGTCATACTCGAGACAACTTGGATCGCCTGAATGACATCCGAGAGGAATTAGATAAGCAACTGAATCACCTTCAACGCCAGGCACAAGCGGCAGAAAAATACAAAAAATTGCGTGGCGAGGAGCGACGTTTGCGTGCCCAGCTCGCCTATCTTCGTTGGGAGGCATTGAGTCAGCAACTTGACATGCTGTCTGCCACAATCCGTGAGCTTGAAGTGCAATACGAGGCGGAGGTCTCACGCTACCGAAGCATCGAGGCGCAGCTTGAGCAGCTCCGCAGTGAGCAGACCGAAGCCAACGACGCACTGAATGAGATTCAAGGCCGTTATTACGGTATTGCCGCTGAAATCGCGCGCCTAGAGCAAGATATCAAACACCGGGCTGAGCGTAAGGTCCAGCTGCAACAAGACATCGCGCGAGCACAGGCAGCTTTAGACAACGCTGCCGAACACGTGACAGGGGATATGGCAAAAGCCGAGTCGCTCCAAGCCGAGCTGATGGCGCTAGAACCCGAATATGAAATGGCTAAGGCCCGTGCTGAGTCTGTCAACGAACGGTTGCATGAGTTTGAGCAGCAGATGCAGGCATGGCAAGCGCGTTGGGATGATTTCCACCGTCGTGCTGCGGACATTCAGCGCAACGCGGAAATCCAGAAAACACGCATTCAGCACCTCGAGGCCCAGCAAGCACAAGCTCGCGAGCGTCGCAGCCAGTGGCAAAAGGAGCTGGATGCACTGGCCAGCCAGCAAGCCATACAGGATTTGTCTGACCTTGAGGTGCAGTTGGCTGAGCTGGATGAGCGTGACAGTCAGCTTCAGGCAGAAGAGGCACGGTTGGCGGATGCCGTGGCATCACAGCGTTCGGAGCGGGACGCGGTCAGCCAGTCCCTGCAGACCTTGCGTAGTGAGTTGGCCAAGCACGAGTCACAACTTGCGGCATTGCAAGCATTACAACGCGCGGCGACGACCGACAGTCCGGATTGGCAAGAAGCGCTTGCCGAGCTTGGCTTGTCGGACAAGCCGACGTTGGCGGAACACATTCGTGTTCAGCCCCCGTGGCAGTCTATCGTCGAGGGTATCTTGGGCAACCGCTTGTTGGCGCGTGTCACTGACGAAAAAGACAGCGACTGGGTGAAACAGTGCCTAGCGGCGGGTCAGCCAGTCGTGGCCGTAGTGAAGAGTGAGCATGACGGGCACTTAAGTGCGCCGGCGCCGAAAGGGTTGCGAGCCATTCGTGATTTTGTCGAAGGTGATTCGGCGGATTGGTTATCGCAAATCTTTGTCGCTGACAACATTGACGAGGCATGGTCTGCCCGAACAATGCTTGCGCCCGGCCAATCTATCGTCACCGCAGAGGGACTCTGGCTCGGTCGAGACTGGGTGCAGTGTATTGTGACGAAAAATGAAGAACAAAGTATTTTGCGCCGACAGGAAGAAATTGAGCGGCTGTCACAAGTGGTGGAAGCACAACGCCAACAAGAAGCTGAGTTGGCTGAGACTTTTTCCAAGTTACGCGTTTCGTTGCAGGATCTTGAGCAAAATTGGCAAGTGTGCCAGAAAGAACAATTGGCGCTTGGGAAAACACGAAGTGAAGTGCAAAGTGCTTACGAGCGGCTTAAGGCGAAGCATCAAAGTGTTCAGGAGCGTAAAGCTCGACTCGAAGGCGATTTGGCGAAACTTGATGAGCAGATATCAAATGCGGACGCCAGCTTGGCGGAAGCACGGCGCATGCTAGAGCAGTCGGTGGAAGCCATGGCTGAAATCGAATCAGAACGTTCTGCGCTGTTGACAGAACGAGAAGAAATTCGCACGGCCATGGCCAATTTGCGTGAGCAGGCGAAAGAAGAGAAGGAACACGCTCATCGTTTGGCGTTAAGAGTGGAATCCTTAAAAACAGAGTTGAATTCAACGCGCCAAAGCCATGAACGGGCGATACATCAGCAAACTGAGATGCGTGAACGCCTCAGTGTACTGATGAGTGCACTTGAAGAGAATGAGGCGCCCGTGGCGGAAATACAAGAAATCCTCGAAAGTCATCTGAAAGCGCACCTAGAGGTAGAGCAGCAGTTAAAGCAAGCGAGAGAGCGGGTTGAAAGTGCTGATGAACGTTTGCGTTCTTTAGAAAAGGAACGCATCAATATCGAGCGTAGCGCGGATGACGTTCGACGACAGCTCGAAAATGAAAAGTTGCGTCGAGAAAATATTCGGGTTCAGAGAGAAAACTTTGCGCAGAAACTATCGGAATATGGCGTCGAACCGAGCAAAGATGCACCTCCGCTCCCAGATGAAATGACGGAAGCCGACTGTGAAGCCAAAATCGCGCGAATAGTCGAGCAAATCGAACGCCTTGGCAATATCAATTTGGCCGCCATTGATGAGTATCAGTCTCAGTCGGAACGAAAGCAATTTCTCGATCAGCAGGTCGATGATTTGAATCAGGCGCTAGAGACTTTGGAAGAGGCTATCCGAAAAATTGATCGAGAGACGCGCTCCCGTTTTAAGGAAACGTTTGAAAAAATCAATAAAGGCTTGCAGGAGCTTTTCCCAAAAGTGTTTGGTGGCGGCCACGCTTATCTTGAATTGACAGGTGATGACTTGCTGGACACCGGTGTGGCCATTATGGCGCGGCCGCCAGGCAAGCGCAATGCGACCATTCATTTGCTGTCCGGGGGAGAAAAGGCAATGACTGCGATTGCGCTCGTTTTTGCCATTTTCCGATTGAACCCGGCCCCCTTTTGTATGTTGGATGAAGTTGACGCGCCCTTGGATGATGCCAATGTCGGCCGCTATTGCCGTTTGGTTAAAGAGATGTCCGAAAAAATCCAGTTTATTTATATCTCGCATAACAAGCAGGCGATGGAAATGGCGGATGCCTTGCTAGGCGTCACCATGCAAGAGCCAGGTGTCTCTCGCATGGTGTCGGTGGACATTGAAGAAGCCACCGCATTGGCAGCATCGTAA